A single window of Arcobacter venerupis DNA harbors:
- a CDS encoding ABC transporter ATP-binding protein, which translates to MIKIRNLTHYYNKDLALDNINLEIKKGEFVAIIGESGSGKSTLLSVLSTLLKPTSGDIVYENINYKDIKNIDDFRKNNIGFIFQFHYLINYLSVKENINLANEKASKKEILDLLKSLGIENLIDKYPNEISGGQRQRVAIARALINNPKVIFADEPTGNLDSKNSLNVFELFSILAKKGTTIIVATHDKNLALKADITYEVKDGKLK; encoded by the coding sequence ATGATAAAAATCAGAAATTTAACTCACTATTATAATAAAGATTTAGCCTTAGACAATATCAATTTAGAGATAAAAAAAGGTGAATTTGTAGCAATCATAGGAGAGAGTGGAAGTGGAAAATCTACGCTTTTATCTGTTTTATCAACGCTTTTAAAACCAACTAGTGGTGATATTGTTTATGAAAACATAAACTATAAAGATATAAAAAATATAGATGATTTTAGAAAAAACAATATTGGTTTTATTTTTCAATTTCATTATTTAATCAATTATTTAAGCGTAAAAGAAAATATAAATCTTGCTAATGAAAAAGCTTCAAAAAAAGAGATTTTAGATTTATTAAAAAGTTTAGGAATTGAAAATCTAATAGACAAATATCCAAATGAAATCTCAGGAGGACAAAGACAAAGAGTTGCAATTGCAAGAGCTTTAATAAATAATCCAAAGGTAATTTTTGCAGATGAACCAACTGGAAACTTAGATTCAAAAAACTCATTAAATGTTTTTGAGCTTTTTTCAATTTTAGCAAAAAAAGGAACAACAATAATCGTGGCAACACATGATAAAAACTTAGCTTTAAAAGCAGATATAACTTACGAGGTAAAAGATGGAAAACTTAAATAA